Below is a genomic region from Acidobacteriota bacterium.
AGGGTATCGACACGCTGATCCATTATCCGGTACCGATCCCCCAGCAGCCCGCGGTGTCGACCGTCAATCCAACGGCCTGCCCCGTTGCGGATCGGGTGTGCCTGGACATCTGCTCGCTGCCGCTGTACCCAGGACTTTCAGAGGCCGAAATCTCGCTGGTTGCCGACGCCATCCAGCGCTTCGCGCCCTGACGCATGCCATACGCCCTCCTCACCCTCATCGTCATCGCGTACCTGCCAGGCACGCTGATCTTCCGGATCCCGGTCGGTCAGCGCGAACGGCGAAGCGCGCTGCCGGCCGAGGAGCGCGCGTACTGGGCGATTATCCTGAGCGTGCTGCTCAGCACGTCGGTCGCGCTCGCCCTGGCAGCGGCCGGCGTGTACTCGCTCGGGCGGCTCGTGGCCATCGACGCGCTCGTCTCCGCCCTCATCATCGCGCGGTGGCGGTTGCGCCTCGGGCTGGAGCCGTCCGCGCCGACGCTCGGCCGCTCGGCCCTCGTGCCGGCCATGCTGCTCCTGCTCGGCTTCTGGGTCTTCTTCCCCTCATCGGAGTACGTCATCGGCGGCAAGGACCCCGGCACGTACATGAACGAGGGCGTGCAGATCGCGCGAAGCGGATCGCTCATCATTCCCGACCATGTGATCGCAGAGATGCCCCCCGCCGCGCGCGACCTGTTCCTGGGGGATCCGCGCGGCGGCGCCGACGACGGTCTGCAGGAAGGCCCCCGATTCATGGGCTTCTTCGTCCTGAGCCGGGATCGGGGCGAGGTGGTCGGTCAGTTCCCCCATGCCTTCCCTGTGTGGATCGCGGTTGGTTATGCGCTCAATGGACTGTCGGGTGCGCTGAGCACGGTGGGCGTGTGGGCGCTTCTCGGGCTGCTGAGCGTGTACTTTGCGTGGTCACGCCTGATTGGACGCCTCCCGGCCGCGATCGGCTGCGCGCTGTTGGCGTGCAACGTGGCGGAGGTCTGGTTCGCGCGATATCCGAACTCGGAAATGATGCAGCAGGCACTGCTGTTTGCCGGCATTCTGGCGGTCAGTCGAGCGTATCGTGACGGCGATCTCTTCTTCGCGCCGGTCGCCGGCCTTCTGCTCGGCTCGGCGGTCTTCGTTCGCTTCGACTCAATCATCATGCTGGCCATCGTGTGCGGTGCGCTGCTCATGTGGGCGGCCGATCACGTGCAACTCGGCCTCTCGTTCCTCGTGCCCTTCTTCGCGCTGCTCGGCGCCGCGGCGATCTATTACCAGACGCTCATGAAGGCGTACATTGTTATCGCCCTGATCGTGCTGAGCGGCAGCGGGATCAGCGGTGACGGCGAACGGCGGCTCGTCATGGCGGCCATGGGTTTTCTGCTGATGGTCGCGCTCGTCAGATTCGTCTGCACCCGCTGGCCAGGAGCGATCGGGTCGCTGAAACCGTGGATTCCACGAGCACTCGCGGTCTCGGTTGCGGTGCTGTGGGCCTATGCCTACTTCCTGCGCAAACAAGGTGGGCTGCTCGCCGCTCACGATGCCGACGCCCTTCGCACGTTCGCCTGGTATGTCGGGCCTATTGGCCTCGCCGCCGCGGTCTTCGGATTCTGCCTGACGACGTGGCGGTCGTTCTGGCGGGATCCGGTGCTGCTGACGACGAGTGCGCTGGTTTCGATGTTCTTCTTCTACAAGATCCGCATCGTTCCCGAGCACTTCTGGCAGGCCCGCCGGTGGATCCCGATTATCCTGCCGGCGGTGTGCCTGATGATTGCGGGAGGCGCGCTCTCGTGGCTGCCGGCATGGTGGGCCAACCCTCGCCCCCGCGGCCACGGCAGACCGGCGTGGCCTGCTACGGCTGCGCGCCTGGCGTTGTCTGCCGCACTGCTGATCGTCGTCGGCTGGCGATTCGCGGTGACCACCGCGCCGGTGTTCGCTCACGTGGAGTACCAGGGAGTCGTTGCCCAGCTGGACAAGCTGGCCAGCCGGATCACCGACCGCGACCTCCTGGTTGTCGAATCCCGAAGCTCGTCGGACCTGCACGTCCTGGCCACGCCGCTGGCCTGCATGTACGGCAAGCACGTGCTGCTGCTGTATACGCCAAAGCCCGATCCAGAGTTGTTCAGGCAGTTTCTCGTCTGGGCAAGCGCCCACTACGATCGCGTGCTCTTCCTGGCGGACGGCGGGACGGACCTGGCATTTCCCTTTGTTGCGGCAACACCGTCCGGGCTCGAGCGTTTCCAGATCCCGGAGTACGAATCGGCGTACCAAGCCTGGCCTCGCGTGGTGCGCCAGAAAAAGTTCAGCCTGACGCTGTATACACTGAGGTATGCGGCGACGCCGGCGGTGGTCACGGACATCGACGTCGGCGGGGCCGACAACCTGTGGGTGTTTCGTATCCACGCCCGGGAGGACAGCGAAGGCATCAGCTTCCGCTGGACGCGTGACATCTCGTACGTGACGGCGCAAGGGCTGAGCGCCGGGAGCCGCACCGTCACGCTGTGGATGAATGACGGTGGACGGCCTGCGAATGCCGGCGCGGCACGGGTTCAGATCATATTGAACAATCACCCGCTCGGAGAGGTGAGGGTCAGCACTGATTTCCAGCCCTACACGTTCGCCATTCCGTCATGGGTGGCGGCCGAGGCGGCGGGCCGCACGCAGGCATCGGTCTTCAAGCTCGTCAGCACGACCTGGCGGCCATCGGCCGTACTGGGCAATTCAGACACGCGCGAGCTCGGGGTGATGCTGCGCCGGGTCCGGGTCGAATAGCGGGCATTCAGGCCATGTTCACACATCTCCAGATCGCCGACCCCGGAGAGCGATGGCTTGTGGGCATTGCTGATGCCTTGTTGTCCGTGGTCGCGATGCCCGGGCGGATCTCGAGGCGGGCGCCACGCGGCCCGGTCGAGCGGGTTCTCCTGTTCCGTCTGGAACGCGTGGGCGATCTCCTCATGGCCAGGCCGGCGATCGAGTCGGTCAGACGCTTTCTACCCGACGCACGAATCGATCTGGTCGTGGGCAGTTGGAATCGAGCGCTGGCTTCTCTGATACCCGGCATCGATTGCGTGCACGTGCTCGACCTCCCCTGGCTCGCCCGCGGCGCTGCGTCGGCGACGCTGGCGGACGTGTCAGCGGCAATCAGGATCTGGCGGAAGCCGCGTCATGATCTCGCCATCAATTTCGAGGGAGACATTCGCAGCCACGCGCTGATGTGGGCTGCCGGAGCAAGGCGCCGCGTCGGATTTGACATGGCCGGCGGCGGTCCCCTGTTGACGGATCGGGTGACGTTCGACCCGCGCTCACACGTGGCGGCCAATTGCCTGCGGCTGGTGGCGCGAGCGTGCGATCGGCCAGACGGCGAATTCATCCCCGAGCCGGCACCGCTCTCGATTCCTGAGGATATTCGGGCCGAAGGATTGCGACGCCTCGGTGTGGTACCGGCAATGCCGAACGGACTTCCCCGGCCGCTCATCGGCGTTCACGTGAACGCGGGCCGGCTCGTCAAGCAATGGGAGCCCGCAGCGTTCTCACGCGCGGCGGCTGAACTGGCCCGCCGGCACGAGGCGGCGATCGTGCTGAGCGGCAGCGATGATGACCGCCCGATTGTCGACGAAGTGAAGGCTGGGCTGCCCCCAGACGTGACGGTGATCGACCTGGTGGGAAGGCTGGATCTGGTTCAACTGGCGGCGGTGTTTCAGCGCCTGCAACTCGTGCTGAGCGTGGACACCGGGCCCATGCATCTGGCTGCCGCCGTCGGAACGCCCGTCGTCGGCGTGTTCGGACCGTCGGATCCGCGGCGATGGGGCCCGATCGGGCCGTCCGTGGTCACTGTCCGGATCGACCTGCCGTGCAGCCCGTGCAATCGCATCCGGCACCCGCCGACACGATGCGTCGGCCACATCCCCGATTGCCTG
It encodes:
- a CDS encoding glycosyltransferase family 9 protein; its protein translation is MFTHLQIADPGERWLVGIADALLSVVAMPGRISRRAPRGPVERVLLFRLERVGDLLMARPAIESVRRFLPDARIDLVVGSWNRALASLIPGIDCVHVLDLPWLARGAASATLADVSAAIRIWRKPRHDLAINFEGDIRSHALMWAAGARRRVGFDMAGGGPLLTDRVTFDPRSHVAANCLRLVARACDRPDGEFIPEPAPLSIPEDIRAEGLRRLGVVPAMPNGLPRPLIGVHVNAGRLVKQWEPAAFSRAAAELARRHEAAIVLSGSDDDRPIVDEVKAGLPPDVTVIDLVGRLDLVQLAAVFQRLQLVLSVDTGPMHLAAAVGTPVVGVFGPSDPRRWGPIGPSVVTVRIDLPCSPCNRIRHPPTRCVGHIPDCLMGVTAEQVIDAAEMLLRRT